From Rhodococcus antarcticus, the proteins below share one genomic window:
- a CDS encoding class I SAM-dependent methyltransferase — translation MFDGRAEPVVTLWDEHVLPRLTYRLLSSRDVTRRRRQAVVGLRGHVVEIGFGAGPNVPHYPAAVTAVSAVEPSVVARRLAAGRIAASSVAISLVGLDGQDLPLADASCDSALSTFTLCTVPDPDRALRELRRVLRPGGVLHVLEHGLSPDPRTARWQHRLDPLEQALVGGCHLVRPVEDMLTRAGFTLDRVSTHELRGPRVSRPWGHLTVAHARSPAAPVDPEESP, via the coding sequence GTGTTCGACGGAAGGGCGGAACCGGTGGTGACCCTCTGGGACGAGCACGTGCTGCCCCGGTTGACCTACCGGCTGCTGAGCAGCAGAGACGTCACGCGGCGCCGGCGACAAGCCGTGGTGGGGCTGCGCGGACACGTCGTCGAGATCGGGTTCGGCGCGGGTCCCAACGTGCCCCACTACCCCGCTGCCGTGACCGCCGTCTCCGCCGTGGAGCCCTCCGTCGTCGCCCGCAGGCTGGCGGCAGGGCGCATCGCGGCCTCGTCCGTGGCGATCAGCCTCGTCGGCCTGGACGGGCAGGACCTGCCGCTGGCCGACGCCTCCTGCGACAGCGCGCTGAGCACCTTCACCCTGTGCACCGTGCCCGACCCGGACCGGGCGCTGCGCGAGCTCCGCCGGGTCCTGCGGCCGGGCGGCGTGCTGCACGTCCTGGAGCACGGGCTCTCCCCGGACCCCCGGACGGCCCGCTGGCAGCACCGCCTCGACCCGCTCGAGCAGGCCCTCGTCGGCGGCTGCCACCTGGTCCGACCCGTCGAGGACATGCTGACCCGCGCCGGCTTCACCCTGGACCGGGTGAGCACCCACGAGCTGCGCGGACCCCGGGTGTCCCGGCCCTGGGGACACCTCACCGTCGCCCACGCCCGCAGCCCAGCAGCACCCGTCGATCCCGAGGAGTCCCC
- a CDS encoding NADH-ubiquinone oxidoreductase-F iron-sulfur binding region domain-containing protein: MTTSTAPVGVTPVRGRSPTARLLAAPAADLAAHVTTHGPLPVLGGPQLVALLEASGLAGRGGAGFPTWRKLADVPATATGSTVVVANGAEGEPASSKDAVLLADAPHLVLDGLVLAGTALGARELHLYAGAHALHAVRTALTERPGLRVTLTEAPDTFISGEESAVVRALAGGPAVPHDRTTRITRRGLGGAPTLVQNVETLAHLALAARHGAAWFRTVGPTDDPGTRLVTLSGDVAHPGVLEVASGTNLAALLRDAGTDPTTVRAVLVGGYHGAWVPGPELSRTELSVASLHRFGATPGAGVVHVLGVHRCGLTAAAEIATWLGEQSARQCGPCVNGLPTMAATLTRLARRSPDPELPREITRLAALVTGRGSCRHPDGTARMVASTLRAFGHDVSLHRQGRCEATPGQRR; encoded by the coding sequence ATGACCACCAGCACCGCCCCGGTGGGGGTCACCCCGGTCCGGGGGCGCTCCCCCACGGCCAGGCTGCTCGCAGCCCCCGCCGCCGACCTCGCTGCCCACGTCACCACGCACGGTCCGCTGCCCGTCCTGGGCGGACCGCAGCTGGTCGCCCTGCTGGAGGCGTCCGGGCTCGCCGGGCGGGGCGGGGCCGGGTTCCCCACCTGGCGCAAGCTCGCCGACGTCCCCGCCACCGCGACCGGGAGCACCGTCGTCGTCGCCAACGGGGCCGAGGGTGAACCCGCCAGCAGCAAGGACGCCGTGCTGCTGGCCGACGCCCCGCACCTGGTCCTCGACGGGCTCGTGCTCGCAGGCACGGCCCTCGGTGCCCGCGAGCTGCACCTCTACGCCGGCGCCCACGCCCTGCACGCGGTGCGGACAGCACTGACCGAGCGACCCGGGCTCCGGGTGACCCTGACCGAGGCACCCGACACCTTCATCTCCGGGGAGGAGTCCGCCGTGGTGCGGGCCCTGGCCGGTGGGCCGGCCGTGCCCCACGACCGCACCACCCGCATCACCCGCAGGGGCCTCGGCGGGGCTCCCACGCTGGTGCAGAACGTCGAGACCCTCGCCCACCTGGCGCTCGCCGCCCGACACGGTGCCGCGTGGTTCCGGACCGTGGGTCCTACCGACGACCCCGGTACCCGCCTGGTCACCCTCTCCGGCGACGTGGCCCACCCCGGGGTGCTCGAGGTGGCCTCCGGCACCAACCTCGCCGCGCTGCTCCGCGACGCCGGCACCGATCCCACCACGGTCCGCGCCGTCCTCGTCGGCGGGTACCACGGCGCGTGGGTCCCCGGCCCCGAGCTCTCGCGCACCGAGCTGTCGGTCGCCTCGCTGCACCGGTTCGGGGCCACCCCCGGAGCCGGGGTCGTGCACGTGCTCGGCGTCCACCGCTGCGGGCTCACCGCCGCCGCGGAGATCGCCACCTGGCTCGGGGAGCAGTCCGCCCGCCAGTGCGGGCCCTGCGTCAACGGCCTGCCCACCATGGCCGCCACCCTCACCCGGCTCGCGCGCCGCAGCCCCGACCCGGAGCTCCCCCGCGAGATCACCCGCCTCGCCGCACTGGTCACCGGGCGCGGCTCCTGCCGTCATCCCGACGGCACCGCCCGCATGGTGGCCAGCACCCTGCGCGCCTTCGGCCACGACGTCAGCCTGCACCGGCAGGGTCGCTGCGAGGCCACCCCGGGGCAGCGCCGATGA
- a CDS encoding DUF5313 family protein, giving the protein MAHGASRPGPVRWIAYAYGRRLPASMVDWVRNDLVGPHAFVRHLLRSQVIYVPVFVLLLLLPGPFWLAFLSFLLALLLSLTYAVIYMEQNRVRRLQAHGLPGDLESAKAQATRIADRDAYEATYLPQRPGR; this is encoded by the coding sequence GTGGCGCACGGCGCGAGCAGGCCCGGTCCGGTGCGGTGGATCGCGTACGCCTACGGGCGGCGGCTTCCCGCGTCGATGGTCGACTGGGTCCGCAACGACCTGGTGGGGCCGCACGCCTTCGTGCGGCACCTCCTCCGGAGCCAGGTGATCTACGTCCCGGTGTTCGTGCTGCTCCTGCTGCTGCCGGGTCCGTTCTGGCTGGCGTTCCTGTCCTTCCTGCTGGCCCTGCTGCTCAGCCTGACCTACGCCGTGATCTACATGGAGCAGAACCGTGTGCGTCGGCTGCAGGCGCACGGGCTGCCGGGTGATCTCGAGTCGGCCAAGGCGCAGGCCACCCGGATCGCCGACCGCGACGCCTACGAGGCCACCTACCTGCCGCAGCGCCCCGGGCGCTGA
- a CDS encoding ferric reductase-like transmembrane domain-containing protein: MSEALWALGRGAGTVTLVLMTISVLLGVLTRSGRPALGLPRFAVARVHRDAGLLVVAMLTIHVVSLFLDPYAQLHLVDVVVPFLARYSPFWQGLGTVGLDLLLAVVVTSLLRRRIGLRTWRGVHWATYALWPVAVAHGLGNGTDAFTTWFLAVTGICVLSVVAALTWRVQTGFVEHRRHRVEPLAPRVPERAR, from the coding sequence ATGTCGGAGGCGTTGTGGGCGCTGGGCCGTGGTGCGGGGACGGTGACCCTGGTGCTCATGACCATCTCGGTGCTGCTGGGCGTCCTGACCCGCTCCGGCCGACCGGCTCTGGGCCTGCCCCGGTTCGCGGTCGCCCGGGTGCACCGCGACGCCGGCCTGCTCGTCGTGGCCATGCTGACGATCCACGTGGTGTCGCTGTTCCTCGACCCTTACGCACAGCTGCACCTGGTCGACGTGGTGGTGCCGTTCCTGGCCCGCTACAGCCCGTTCTGGCAGGGTCTGGGCACCGTTGGTCTCGACCTGCTCCTCGCCGTCGTCGTCACCAGCCTGCTCCGCCGCCGCATCGGCCTGCGCACCTGGAGGGGCGTGCACTGGGCCACCTACGCCCTCTGGCCCGTCGCCGTCGCGCACGGGCTCGGGAACGGCACCGACGCCTTCACCACGTGGTTCCTCGCCGTCACGGGGATCTGCGTGCTCAGCGTGGTCGCCGCCCTCACCTGGCGGGTGCAGACCGGTTTCGTCGAGCACCGGCGCCACCGGGTCGAGCCGCTCGCCCCCCGCGTTCCCGAGCGGGCCCGATGA
- a CDS encoding ferredoxin → MSARRTSTTRLHVDWTRCDGRGLCTELLPRVLTRDQWGYPLPRDGGREPALHRAELTDAREAVDLCPRLALSLLAD, encoded by the coding sequence ATGAGTGCACGCCGCACCAGCACGACCCGCCTGCACGTCGACTGGACCCGGTGCGACGGTCGGGGCCTCTGCACCGAGCTGCTGCCCCGCGTCCTCACCCGTGACCAGTGGGGCTATCCCCTGCCCCGCGACGGCGGGCGCGAGCCTGCCCTGCACCGTGCCGAGCTCACCGACGCCCGCGAGGCCGTCGACCTCTGCCCCCGACTCGCGCTGAGCCTGCTCGCCGACTGA